One Campylobacter pinnipediorum subsp. caledonicus genomic window carries:
- the rsmG gene encoding 16S rRNA (guanine(527)-N(7))-methyltransferase RsmG, translating into MSNFEENVAKFGEILKQFNKIHSLTNYKDIKNQVMDSIAPLEFLDINPKIAIDIGSGAGFPAIFLAMKIQECEWHLFEPNLKKSSFLSYAKINLGLKNITVHSKKIQEGEKFKADLITSRALMKTKDLIKICDGFYDENTKFMLYKGSSVVDELDGLKAKIYNNKNRNYIIMSVK; encoded by the coding sequence ATGAGTAATTTTGAAGAAAATGTGGCTAAATTTGGTGAAATTTTAAAACAATTTAATAAAATTCATAGCCTTACAAATTATAAAGATATAAAAAACCAAGTTATGGATAGTATAGCGCCACTTGAGTTTTTAGATATAAATCCAAAAATAGCCATAGATATAGGATCTGGAGCTGGTTTCCCAGCTATATTTTTAGCCATGAAAATACAAGAATGCGAGTGGCATCTGTTTGAGCCAAATTTAAAAAAATCATCTTTTCTTAGCTATGCAAAGATAAATCTTGGATTAAAAAACATAACAGTTCATAGCAAAAAAATTCAAGAAGGTGAAAAATTTAAAGCTGATTTGATAACTTCAAGAGCGTTAATGAAAACAAAAGATTTGATAAAAATTTGTGATGGTTTTTATGATGAAAATACAAAATTTATGCTATATAAGGGTTCTAGTGTTGTAGATGAATTAGATGGACTTAAAGCAAAAATTTATAATAATAAAAATAGAAATTATATAATAATGAGCGTAAAATGA
- a CDS encoding PP0621 family protein, translating to MIAKFLTLATILFILYVLFFKKKKQAPKEEKEIENFVQCSKCGTFVTTKSAILSSGQYICKDCIKGK from the coding sequence ATGATAGCTAAATTTTTAACACTTGCGACAATACTTTTTATTCTTTATGTTTTGTTTTTTAAAAAGAAAAAACAAGCGCCAAAGGAAGAAAAAGAGATAGAAAATTTTGTTCAATGTTCAAAATGTGGAACTTTTGTAACAACAAAAAGTGCGATTTTAAGCAGTGGACAATACATATGTAAAGACTGTATAAAAGGCAAATAA
- the htpX gene encoding zinc metalloprotease HtpX, producing MEIFKTTILMLSLMVVFIFTGGLIGGKEGMFIAFLIALGSNFFSYFFSDKLVLKRYNAIKVDEHNAQGLFKIVKNLCKKANIQMPAIYIIPEKSPNAFATGRNPKHAAVAVTEGLLDLLNEEEIEGVIAHELSHIKHYDILTGSIVAVMAGAIAMTANFAKFGAITNNSKNSNKFLIIVFAIIMPIVASIIQMAISREREYKADKGAALITKKPQHLASALMKLENYANSYRMKNASEQSAHMFIINPFSGISGRLSQLFRTHPNTNDRIQALRKLQEEIN from the coding sequence ATGGAAATTTTTAAAACAACTATTTTAATGCTATCTTTGATGGTGGTTTTTATATTTACCGGTGGCTTAATTGGCGGAAAAGAGGGAATGTTTATAGCATTTTTAATAGCTCTTGGTTCCAATTTTTTCTCATATTTTTTTAGCGATAAGCTAGTTTTAAAAAGATACAATGCAATAAAAGTGGATGAACACAATGCACAAGGATTATTTAAAATAGTAAAAAATCTTTGTAAAAAGGCAAATATCCAAATGCCGGCAATATACATAATCCCTGAAAAATCACCAAATGCTTTTGCAACAGGGAGAAACCCCAAACATGCAGCAGTTGCTGTAACAGAAGGACTTTTAGACTTGCTAAATGAAGAAGAAATAGAGGGTGTAATCGCACACGAATTAAGCCACATAAAGCATTATGATATATTAACAGGAAGCATAGTAGCTGTAATGGCGGGCGCTATAGCCATGACTGCTAATTTTGCTAAGTTTGGAGCAATAACAAACAATTCAAAAAATTCAAATAAGTTTTTGATAATAGTATTTGCGATAATAATGCCAATTGTAGCAAGTATAATTCAAATGGCAATATCAAGAGAAAGAGAATACAAAGCAGATAAAGGCGCAGCACTTATAACCAAAAAACCACAACACCTAGCAAGTGCTTTAATGAAACTTGAAAATTATGCCAATAGCTACCGAATGAAAAATGCATCAGAACAAAGCGCGCATATGTTTATAATAAATCCATTTAGTGGTATAAGTGGTAGGTTATCGCAGCTATTTCGCACACATCCTAACACAAATGACAGAATACAAGCTTTAAGAAAACTGCAAGAGGAGATAAATTAA
- a CDS encoding FAD-dependent oxidoreductase, with protein sequence MKQKHYEVVIVGGGISGCALFYSLANFTDIKSAAIIEKYEDIATLNTKGNCNSQTIHCGDIETNYSKEKASNVAKVAKMTVNYALKYNYNEKFMFSHQKMVLGVGEKEVNLIKSRYEDFKEIYPNLQLFDKEKLKQIEPNVVFDSALNERKEEIIAMGVEKGEYTTMDYGAMSDSLVKNAKNIGGEQYKLYLNSEVKDIKKIGDTFYIKTNNNLSITADFVVVNAGTYSLYLAHKMGYGLHLSTLPIAGSFYFAKRKILNGKVYMVQNHKLPFAALHADPDILAGEKTRFGPTAFVIPKLERYKNLDSFFDFFESLKLDKKVIDIFWNLLKDKDIRDYTLRNLLFELPLLNKQVFTKNARKIVPSLKDDELYYAKEFGGVRPQVIDKQSKRLEFGQGKINTDDGIVFNMTPSPGATSCFETARVDIEKICEFLGKNFDTSKFNDELL encoded by the coding sequence ATGAAGCAAAAACACTATGAAGTAGTTATTGTGGGAGGCGGTATTAGTGGATGTGCATTATTTTATTCACTTGCAAATTTTACAGACATAAAAAGTGCTGCTATTATAGAAAAATACGAAGACATTGCCACGTTAAACACAAAAGGAAATTGTAATTCTCAGACTATTCATTGTGGAGATATAGAGACTAATTACTCAAAAGAAAAAGCATCAAATGTCGCTAAAGTAGCAAAAATGACTGTAAATTATGCTCTAAAATACAATTACAATGAAAAATTTATGTTTTCTCATCAAAAAATGGTTCTTGGAGTTGGAGAAAAAGAGGTAAATCTAATAAAATCAAGATATGAAGATTTTAAAGAAATTTATCCAAATTTACAGCTTTTTGACAAAGAAAAATTAAAACAGATAGAGCCGAATGTTGTTTTTGATTCAGCACTAAATGAAAGAAAAGAAGAGATCATAGCTATGGGTGTTGAAAAAGGTGAATACACTACGATGGATTATGGAGCTATGAGCGATTCGCTTGTAAAAAATGCAAAAAACATAGGTGGAGAACAATATAAACTTTATCTAAATTCAGAAGTAAAAGATATAAAAAAAATAGGCGATACTTTTTATATAAAAACAAACAACAATCTGTCTATAACAGCTGATTTTGTGGTGGTTAATGCGGGAACATACTCCCTTTATCTAGCGCATAAAATGGGATATGGTTTACATTTAAGCACTCTTCCGATAGCTGGAAGTTTTTACTTTGCAAAAAGAAAAATTTTAAACGGAAAAGTCTATATGGTTCAAAATCACAAACTTCCATTTGCTGCACTTCATGCAGACCCTGATATACTAGCTGGAGAAAAGACAAGATTTGGGCCCACAGCATTTGTAATACCAAAATTAGAAAGATACAAAAACCTAGATAGCTTTTTTGATTTTTTTGAATCTTTAAAGCTAGATAAAAAAGTTATAGATATATTTTGGAATTTATTAAAAGATAAAGACATAAGAGATTATACTTTGAGAAATTTATTATTTGAATTGCCACTGTTAAACAAACAAGTATTTACAAAAAATGCAAGAAAAATAGTACCTAGCCTTAAAGATGATGAGCTTTATTATGCTAAAGAATTTGGTGGAGTGAGGCCTCAGGTTATTGACAAACAAAGTAAAAGACTTGAGTTTGGACAAGGAAAAATAAATACTGATGATGGGATAGTATTTAATATGACTCCAAGTCCTGGCGCTACAAGCTGTTTTGAAACAGCAAGGGTTGATATAGAAAAAATCTGTGAATTTTTAGGTAAGAATTTTGATACTTCAAAGTTCAATGATGAGCTATTATAA
- a CDS encoding Dps family protein, with protein sequence MSKVIAQLNQIQADTHALYIKLHDLHWNVKGIQFYSIHEYTEQAYEDMHDMFDDIAERAIMLGGKAIVKGDELLKMSHITHTPKDSYAPTEVLELVLADYKHLLGEFKKLDELAEGDTTTQAYAQEKIAKYEKSIWMLESSLNK encoded by the coding sequence ATGTCAAAGGTAATTGCTCAATTAAATCAAATACAAGCTGATACTCATGCTTTATATATAAAACTTCATGATTTGCATTGGAATGTAAAAGGAATTCAGTTTTATAGTATACATGAATATACAGAACAAGCTTATGAAGATATGCATGATATGTTTGATGATATTGCTGAAAGAGCTATAATGCTAGGCGGTAAAGCTATAGTAAAAGGTGATGAACTATTAAAGATGTCTCATATAACACATACTCCAAAAGATAGCTATGCTCCAACAGAAGTATTAGAATTAGTATTAGCTGATTATAAACACCTATTAGGTGAGTTTAAAAAATTAGATGAATTAGCTGAGGGTGATACTACAACTCAAGCTTATGCTCAAGAAAAGATAGCTAAATATGAAAAAAGCATTTGGATGCTTGAATCTAGTTTAAACAAATAA
- a CDS encoding MqnA/MqnD/SBP family protein codes for MNFGKIDYLNLLPFHIFLKKSNLKSYVKKSIEHKKDVPSKLNKALLRSKIDAAIISSIESRRTKYKKLDFGIIAKNDVKSVLVRKNSKPKLDSASDSSNMLARVLNIKGEVIIGDRALKAFLNEGKDNFFDLGKTWRQKTNLPFVFGRFCYVKNASIYKKLVSSFCKQNVKIPTYILKKYSLSRQIPEKDIRWYLKFITYKMGKKENKALKIFINRARELNFNPNFK; via the coding sequence ATGAACTTTGGAAAGATTGATTATTTAAATTTATTACCTTTTCATATATTTTTGAAAAAAAGCAACCTAAAAAGCTATGTTAAAAAAAGTATAGAACATAAAAAAGATGTTCCAAGCAAACTAAACAAAGCTCTTTTGAGATCAAAAATAGATGCTGCTATAATTTCAAGTATAGAAAGCAGAAGAACAAAATATAAAAAGCTTGACTTTGGAATAATAGCCAAAAACGATGTAAAAAGTGTCTTAGTAAGAAAAAACTCAAAACCAAAACTAGATAGCGCAAGTGATAGCTCAAACATGCTAGCAAGAGTTTTAAATATAAAAGGCGAGGTTATCATAGGAGATAGAGCATTAAAAGCTTTTTTAAATGAAGGCAAAGATAACTTTTTTGATTTAGGAAAAACATGGAGACAAAAAACAAACTTACCATTTGTTTTTGGTAGATTTTGTTATGTAAAAAATGCAAGTATATACAAAAAACTTGTGTCGTCTTTTTGCAAACAAAATGTAAAAATTCCTACTTATATACTTAAAAAGTATTCATTATCAAGACAAATACCAGAAAAAGATATAAGATGGTATTTAAAATTTATAACATATAAAATGGGTAAAAAAGAGAATAAGGCTTTAAAAATTTTTATAAATAGAGCAAGAGAATTAAACTTTAATCCAAATTTTAAATAA
- a CDS encoding alkylphosphonate utilization protein, whose protein sequence is MAKDANGTELNAGDSVTLIKDLKVKGAGSTIKRGTLVKNIKLTNKDNEIECRIDKMGVIVLKTEFLKKA, encoded by the coding sequence ATGGCAAAAGATGCAAATGGAACAGAACTAAATGCTGGAGATAGTGTAACACTAATCAAAGACTTAAAGGTAAAAGGTGCTGGTTCAACGATAAAAAGAGGAACACTTGTTAAAAATATAAAACTAACAAACAAAGACAATGAAATAGAATGTAGAATTGATAAAATGGGAGTTATTGTTTTAAAAACCGAATTCCTAAAAAAAGCTTAA
- a CDS encoding FtsW/RodA/SpoVE family cell cycle protein, with product MIRLDRRILTHFDFFQLFLIIPIIILSYILVSEVNTTLAGKQIVYFSAGFMLFCLFFLMPIRRLQWIIPTVYWFNIVLLVSVEFFGISKLGAQRWLDIPFVHFTLQPSEMMKPALLLMLAYLIKKRPPDEEGYNLKEFLRLSFYILLPFVLIAKEPDLGTALILLLVGYAVLFVIGVNKRIWITIFVAIACLAPVLYENLHDYQKKRILDFISEKPSYHVRQSIIAIGSGGLKGKPKDEATQTHFKFLPIATSDFIFAYTIERFGFYGALGLLGFYGALIAHLLSLNYMLKNDHFTQVMTTGIAVMIFIYVGVNISMTIGFAPVVGVPLPFFSYGGTSFVTFMVLFGMLENLLTFRYDFAGKFLKFQR from the coding sequence TTGATAAGACTTGATAGACGTATTTTAACACATTTTGATTTTTTTCAGTTATTTTTGATTATACCGATAATTATTTTATCATATATTTTAGTATCTGAGGTAAATACAACTTTGGCTGGAAAACAAATTGTATATTTTAGTGCCGGATTTATGCTTTTTTGTCTATTTTTTTTAATGCCCATAAGAAGACTTCAATGGATAATTCCGACTGTTTATTGGTTTAATATCGTTTTACTAGTTAGTGTTGAGTTTTTTGGTATTAGTAAACTTGGTGCTCAAAGGTGGCTTGATATTCCTTTTGTGCATTTTACACTTCAACCTTCTGAGATGATGAAGCCAGCACTTTTGCTTATGCTTGCTTATCTTATTAAAAAGCGACCACCTGATGAAGAAGGGTATAATTTAAAAGAGTTTTTAAGGCTTAGTTTTTATATACTTTTGCCATTTGTTTTAATAGCCAAAGAACCTGATTTGGGTACTGCTCTTATACTTTTGCTAGTCGGTTACGCTGTTTTGTTTGTAATAGGCGTAAATAAGAGAATTTGGATAACAATTTTTGTTGCGATAGCCTGTTTGGCTCCTGTTTTGTATGAAAATTTACACGATTATCAAAAAAAGAGAATTTTGGATTTTATCTCTGAAAAGCCTAGCTATCACGTTAGACAAAGTATTATAGCTATAGGTAGTGGTGGGCTAAAAGGTAAGCCAAAAGATGAGGCAACTCAAACACATTTTAAGTTTTTACCTATAGCTACAAGTGATTTTATATTTGCATATACTATTGAGAGATTTGGTTTTTATGGAGCTCTTGGATTACTTGGTTTTTATGGAGCTTTGATAGCTCATCTTTTGAGTTTAAATTATATGCTTAAAAATGATCATTTTACGCAAGTTATGACTACTGGTATTGCTGTTATGATTTTTATATATGTTGGTGTAAATATATCTATGACTATAGGTTTTGCACCGGTTGTTGGTGTTCCTTTGCCATTTTTTAGTTATGGGGGAACTAGTTTTGTGACTTTTATGGTTCTTTTTGGGATGTTGGAAAATTTGCTTACATTTAGATATGATTTTGCTGGGAAATTCTTAAAATTTCAAAGATAG
- a CDS encoding RluA family pseudouridine synthase has protein sequence MVEFITKNEQRLDVCISNELQISRNQALNLIKDGLVKVNTKQTTKPSFKVYIDDNILVEFAKPKIKEDKFQADFDVPIIYEDDDLLVINKPPHIAVHGASSLKEASLVEWLNQNNFMLSNLNGDIRAGIVHRLDKGTSGALVVAKNNTAHTILSNQLLDKSMGRIYLALSDFALKENCIIQRPIGRNNKNRLKKAIIQGGRDAKTAFLNLIPSKNANLIAAKLFTGRTHQIRVHLESINRHILGDDLYGFKSEKDKISRVMLHAYMLYFIHPTTKQRMEFKAPFYDDFKQIAFKNFSKELFYEKTETNFINDSFCDLDSWMCIK, from the coding sequence TTGGTTGAATTTATTACAAAAAACGAACAAAGATTGGATGTTTGTATCTCAAATGAGCTACAAATTTCAAGGAACCAAGCATTAAACTTAATAAAAGATGGGCTTGTAAAAGTCAACACAAAACAGACAACAAAGCCATCTTTTAAAGTTTACATAGATGATAATATCTTGGTTGAATTTGCCAAGCCAAAGATAAAAGAGGACAAATTCCAAGCTGATTTTGATGTTCCTATAATATACGAAGATGATGATTTACTTGTTATAAATAAACCACCGCATATCGCCGTTCACGGAGCAAGTAGCTTAAAAGAGGCTAGCTTAGTTGAGTGGCTTAATCAAAATAATTTTATGCTATCAAATTTAAACGGAGACATAAGAGCTGGCATTGTTCATAGGCTTGACAAAGGAACAAGTGGGGCTTTGGTGGTTGCAAAAAATAATACAGCACATACAATTTTAAGTAATCAACTTCTAGATAAAAGCATGGGAAGAATTTATCTAGCACTTAGTGATTTTGCTTTAAAAGAAAATTGCATAATACAAAGACCGATAGGAAGAAATAACAAAAATCGCTTAAAAAAAGCAATAATACAAGGCGGAAGAGATGCAAAAACAGCATTTTTAAACCTAATACCATCAAAAAATGCAAACCTAATAGCCGCTAAACTTTTTACAGGAAGAACCCATCAAATAAGAGTTCACTTAGAAAGCATAAATAGACATATTTTGGGCGATGATTTATACGGATTTAAGAGCGAAAAAGATAAAATTAGTAGAGTTATGCTACATGCCTATATGCTTTATTTTATTCATCCAACTACAAAACAAAGGATGGAATTTAAAGCTCCATTTTATGATGATTTTAAGCAAATAGCATTTAAAAATTTTTCAAAGGAATTATTTTATGAAAAAACTGAAACTAATTTTATCAATGACTCTTTTTGCGATCTTGATAGCTGGATGTGCATCAAATAG
- a CDS encoding fibronectin type III domain-containing protein yields MKKLKLILSMTLFAILIAGCASNSIPTQPSASLPNITSLKTITDINEIGFEWLAINDENVIGYQLYRMNKKGENFKPVAIIPDRFATHYVDKGLSPNTTYTYMLKTYSKTAISNGGDSVEATTKPLIESVPFAVAIAGLPGRVKIIWRPHPSTSVVSYIIKRANFNSDNFREIAEVKGRLNAEFIDSSVKHGNTYKYIIEVKTGNGVVSKPSEIIKATTKELPKGVINLTATQNAPKKIILSWDGVAMDDFSHYNVYRSISKFLPYTYLAKTTSNHFEDLINSNGATRYYKVTVVDKDELESIKQDAPVEGKTLESPIAPEFISYNFNGSSINLNWNNIQRAVSYTLYRKDNNSNEKIINNIKQPYYEDNDIELNATYTYKVIAIDKYDLVSKHSNSLEVSAK; encoded by the coding sequence ATGAAAAAACTGAAACTAATTTTATCAATGACTCTTTTTGCGATCTTGATAGCTGGATGTGCATCAAATAGTATTCCGACACAGCCAAGTGCGTCATTACCAAACATAACAAGTTTAAAAACAATAACCGACATAAATGAAATAGGCTTTGAGTGGTTGGCTATAAATGATGAAAATGTTATAGGGTATCAACTTTATAGAATGAATAAAAAGGGTGAAAATTTCAAACCAGTAGCGATAATACCAGATAGATTTGCTACCCACTATGTTGATAAAGGTTTATCACCAAACACAACCTATACATATATGCTGAAAACATATTCTAAAACAGCAATTTCAAATGGCGGAGATAGCGTTGAAGCTACGACTAAACCATTAATAGAATCTGTGCCTTTTGCTGTTGCGATAGCGGGTCTTCCCGGCCGTGTAAAAATCATATGGAGACCTCATCCAAGCACAAGCGTAGTAAGCTATATAATAAAAAGAGCAAATTTCAACTCAGATAATTTTAGAGAAATAGCCGAAGTAAAAGGAAGACTTAACGCTGAGTTTATAGATTCTAGCGTAAAACACGGCAACACGTATAAATACATAATTGAAGTAAAAACTGGTAATGGCGTGGTATCAAAACCTAGTGAAATAATAAAAGCAACAACAAAAGAGCTACCAAAAGGTGTAATAAATTTAACTGCAACACAAAATGCGCCTAAAAAGATTATTTTGTCTTGGGATGGAGTTGCAATGGATGATTTTTCACACTATAACGTATATCGTTCTATTAGCAAATTTTTACCATATACATACCTCGCAAAAACAACAAGCAATCATTTTGAAGATCTTATAAACTCAAATGGCGCAACAAGATATTATAAAGTAACTGTAGTTGATAAAGATGAGCTAGAAAGTATAAAACAAGATGCGCCAGTAGAAGGAAAAACACTTGAATCTCCTATAGCCCCTGAGTTTATATCATACAACTTTAATGGAAGTAGTATAAATTTAAATTGGAATAATATACAAAGAGCTGTGTCATATACACTTTACAGAAAAGACAACAACTCAAATGAAAAAATCATTAACAACATAAAACAGCCTTATTATGAAGATAATGATATTGAGCTTAATGCAACCTACACATATAAAGTTATAGCTATTGATAAATATGATTTGGTTTCAAAACACTCAAATTCATTAGAAGTAAGTGCTAAATAA
- the trmB gene encoding tRNA (guanosine(46)-N7)-methyltransferase TrmB, with translation MPNFIAKSICDKPYPFGKDDVEFLWEVSGRKEKLIYSKSMDQSFFIISKLNEKNSYTIKGEKITRPSRVGLLQKALSVYKDENTKDVVSEAMAFKKTRLLEKPEYIVGINEFLEEFEKLKYNFKQIFIEIGFGSGRHLLYQARNNPNTLIIGIEIYKPSIEQVTKLAKSENLHNVKLVDTDARLLLSLIDSNLIDKIFLHFPVPWDKAEHRRVVSYEFAKECERTLKIGGNFELRTDSKEYFDFSLSLFLALENSQINIKKNQDLSVSSKYEDRWKKMEKDIYDMSYTCIKNSEEIKKESDFSFKNRYDLSKIALNFNNHTIKEEDYFLHFEELYKSDERLIIKLALGAFNKPERCYIKLENETCEYFIKQPLFTRENLKAHKILEDFLNQCKI, from the coding sequence ATGCCAAATTTCATAGCAAAGAGTATATGCGACAAACCATATCCTTTTGGAAAGGATGATGTCGAGTTTTTATGGGAAGTAAGCGGCAGAAAAGAAAAACTCATATATAGCAAAAGCATGGATCAGAGTTTTTTCATAATCTCAAAACTAAATGAAAAAAATAGCTATACAATAAAAGGCGAAAAGATAACCAGACCATCAAGGGTTGGGCTTTTGCAAAAGGCATTAAGTGTATATAAAGATGAAAACACTAAAGATGTTGTAAGCGAAGCTATGGCTTTTAAAAAAACAAGACTTCTAGAAAAACCAGAATACATAGTCGGTATAAATGAGTTTTTAGAAGAATTTGAAAAGCTAAAATATAATTTTAAACAAATTTTTATAGAGATAGGATTTGGCTCAGGAAGACACTTGCTTTATCAAGCAAGAAACAATCCAAATACACTTATAATAGGTATAGAAATATACAAACCAAGTATAGAGCAAGTAACAAAACTAGCTAAAAGCGAAAACTTACACAATGTAAAACTAGTAGATACCGATGCTAGATTGCTATTATCATTAATTGATTCAAACTTGATAGATAAGATATTTTTACATTTTCCGGTGCCTTGGGATAAGGCAGAACACAGAAGAGTTGTATCTTATGAGTTTGCAAAAGAGTGTGAAAGAACACTGAAAATAGGTGGAAATTTTGAACTAAGAACAGATAGCAAAGAGTATTTTGATTTTAGTTTGTCTCTCTTCTTGGCTTTGGAAAATTCACAAATAAATATCAAAAAAAATCAAGATCTATCAGTAAGTAGCAAGTATGAAGATAGATGGAAAAAGATGGAAAAAGATATCTATGATATGAGTTATACTTGTATAAAAAATAGCGAAGAGATAAAAAAAGAGAGTGATTTTTCTTTTAAAAATAGATATGATTTATCAAAAATAGCTCTAAATTTTAACAACCATACAATAAAAGAAGAGGATTATTTTTTACATTTTGAAGAGCTATACAAGAGCGATGAAAGACTGATCATAAAACTAGCTTTGGGTGCATTTAATAAACCCGAACGCTGCTATATAAAATTAGAAAACGAAACTTGTGAATACTTTATAAAGCAACCTCTTTTTACAAGAGAAAACTTAAAAGCACACAAAATTTTAGAGGATTTTTTAAATCAATGCAAAATATAA
- a CDS encoding cell division ATP-binding protein FtsE has translation MQNIITARNLILAYEHEEIVIKGANLDIKTNDFAFITGKSGSGKSTLLKSFYGDIKPKVGDLNVCLTKLNNISQNELNRLRQRIGIIFQNYRLINEWSVEQNVMLPLLIKGISQSICKKQAAKLLKHVNMLHKAHKYPLELSGGEQQRVAMARALAHNPNLLLCDEPTGNLDEYSSDVIWSLLMSAREFLGTTVVVVTHHIPSNLRIPYRHFMIENGDINEIA, from the coding sequence ATGCAAAATATAATAACTGCTAGAAATTTAATCCTTGCTTATGAACACGAAGAAATTGTTATAAAGGGTGCAAATTTAGATATAAAAACTAATGATTTTGCATTTATAACAGGTAAAAGTGGTAGCGGAAAATCAACTCTACTAAAATCATTTTATGGGGATATAAAGCCAAAAGTTGGCGATCTTAATGTGTGCTTAACCAAACTAAACAATATAAGTCAAAATGAGCTAAATAGATTAAGACAAAGAATAGGAATAATTTTTCAAAACTACCGATTGATAAATGAGTGGAGTGTTGAACAAAATGTCATGCTTCCACTTTTGATAAAAGGAATTTCTCAAAGTATATGCAAAAAACAAGCAGCAAAGCTACTAAAACATGTCAATATGTTACACAAAGCACATAAATATCCATTAGAATTAAGTGGTGGCGAACAACAAAGAGTTGCAATGGCAAGAGCTTTGGCGCATAATCCAAATTTATTATTATGTGATGAACCGACAGGAAACCTAGATGAGTATTCAAGTGATGTTATATGGTCTTTGCTTATGTCAGCTAGGGAATTTTTAGGAACAACAGTTGTTGTGGTAACTCACCATATACCATCAAATTTAAGAATACCATATAGACATTTTATGATAGAAAATGGAGATATAAATGAGATTGCTTAG
- a CDS encoding cell division protein FtsX, with amino-acid sequence MRLLRNNFSFILALIAILFSIQFSILANNTVKNYEKLMNNDYNIVIVSTKELSEAVIKPLINTFSSISQISSDKILNRLQNDISNKNLSILKNTLPKFYSLKLNSLPSTKYMNEIRQKLLKVDGINKIETFAKTHDKVYKTLKLTKSIAYIFMFLVAFIGLLLMSKQIRIWVYEHKERIEIMSLFGAGFWLKSSVLYKSAIFCAIFSTLIISLIFYFLPNINFIKEEVEQISINISKISLYDSLTLLVSALVFSFFAVSVVMKKAK; translated from the coding sequence ATGAGATTGCTTAGAAATAATTTTAGCTTTATATTAGCACTAATAGCAATCTTGTTTTCAATACAATTTAGCATTCTTGCAAATAATACAGTAAAAAATTATGAAAAACTTATGAACAACGATTATAATATAGTTATAGTCTCAACAAAAGAGTTAAGCGAAGCAGTTATAAAACCACTTATAAACACATTTTCTTCAATTTCACAAATTAGTTCAGATAAGATATTAAATAGGCTACAAAATGATATTTCAAATAAAAATTTATCAATCCTAAAAAACACACTACCTAAATTTTATAGTCTAAAACTAAACTCCTTGCCAAGCACAAAATATATGAACGAAATACGCCAAAAATTACTAAAAGTAGATGGAATAAATAAGATAGAAACATTTGCAAAAACTCATGACAAAGTATACAAAACATTAAAACTCACAAAATCAATAGCATATATATTTATGTTTTTAGTTGCATTTATAGGGTTATTGCTTATGTCAAAACAGATCCGAATTTGGGTTTATGAACACAAAGAAAGGATAGAAATAATGAGTCTTTTTGGTGCGGGTTTTTGGCTAAAAAGCTCTGTTTTATATAAAAGTGCGATATTTTGTGCGATATTTTCAACATTAATAATATCTTTGATATTTTATTTTTTACCTAATATAAATTTTATAAAAGAAGAAGTAGAACAAATAAGCATAAATATATCAAAAATTTCTTTATATGACAGCCTAACATTACTAGTTTCAGCATTGGTTTTTAGCTTTTTTGCTGTAAGTGTGGTTATGAAAAAGGCTAAATAA